A window from Candidatus Nitrospira neomarina encodes these proteins:
- a CDS encoding sigma-54-dependent transcriptional regulator, with the protein MAKKILVADDDPDILLALTDRLEQQCYEVLTANDGLQALNLIEQDTPALVLLDLKLPGLSGIEILTHLHHKHNVPPIIMLTAFGTMEQAVEAMKLGAENFILKPFAHEYLLAVIEKTLEQETIKREAEFWHAQVDARYDTIIADSPAMKSIMKMAQQIAPTNATVLLLGETGTGKELVGRAIHRLSPRHAHPFMVINCAALPESLLENELFGHEKGAFTGANERREGKIEAAEGGTVFLDEIGDMALAIQGRFLRLLQNKELYRLGGTRPIRVDVRFMAATNKDLGRGVKAGTFREDLFFRLNSFPITLPPLRDHMRDLPALASFILKREEKENKTGSKPLSQDSLDLLMNYHWPGNIRELENVLARATILCDQEEIGPEFICLGSETIAKETSETIAAFGQTTYHEALEVYSKTLILSALRQTGWNQTKAAALLNLNRTHFTKLLKQKRIPAKLPPLEKIG; encoded by the coding sequence ATGGCCAAAAAGATTCTGGTTGCGGATGATGATCCGGACATCCTCCTCGCTCTCACCGACCGTTTAGAACAACAGTGCTATGAAGTCCTCACAGCCAATGATGGCCTGCAAGCCCTCAATCTCATAGAACAAGACACGCCGGCCCTGGTGCTGTTGGATCTGAAGCTCCCCGGTCTATCCGGCATTGAAATTCTCACGCATCTGCACCATAAACACAATGTGCCCCCCATTATTATGTTGACGGCGTTCGGCACCATGGAACAGGCCGTGGAAGCCATGAAGCTTGGGGCCGAGAATTTCATTCTCAAACCATTTGCGCACGAATACCTGCTGGCGGTCATCGAAAAAACCTTAGAACAAGAGACCATCAAACGGGAAGCCGAATTCTGGCATGCCCAGGTCGATGCCCGATATGACACCATCATTGCCGATAGCCCGGCCATGAAAAGCATCATGAAGATGGCCCAACAAATCGCGCCAACGAATGCCACGGTGCTCTTGTTGGGAGAGACAGGCACAGGGAAGGAACTCGTGGGAAGGGCCATCCATCGATTGAGTCCTCGACATGCCCACCCCTTTATGGTGATTAATTGTGCCGCCCTCCCCGAAAGCCTGCTGGAGAACGAATTGTTTGGACATGAAAAAGGCGCGTTTACGGGAGCGAATGAAAGACGCGAAGGAAAGATTGAAGCCGCCGAGGGGGGAACGGTCTTCCTGGATGAAATCGGAGACATGGCCTTGGCCATTCAAGGCCGGTTTCTCCGTCTCCTGCAAAACAAGGAACTCTACCGGCTGGGTGGCACTCGACCGATCCGGGTGGATGTCCGCTTCATGGCGGCCACCAACAAGGACCTTGGCCGAGGGGTTAAGGCCGGCACCTTTCGCGAAGATCTGTTTTTCCGCCTCAACAGTTTCCCCATCACCCTTCCCCCCTTACGTGACCATATGAGGGACCTGCCTGCCTTAGCGAGCTTCATCCTGAAGCGCGAAGAAAAAGAGAACAAAACAGGCAGTAAACCCTTGAGCCAGGATTCCCTGGACTTGCTCATGAATTATCACTGGCCGGGCAACATTCGCGAGTTGGAAAACGTTCTGGCGAGAGCCACTATTCTCTGTGATCAAGAGGAGATCGGCCCGGAATTCATCTGCCTGGGATCGGAAACCATCGCGAAAGAAACATCAGAGACAATTGCTGCCTTCGGTCAGACTACCTATCACGAAGCCCTGGAAGTCTATAGCAAAACACTGATCCTGTCCGCGCTCAGGCAAACGGGCTGGAATCAAACCAAAGCGGCCGCTCTCCTCAATTTAAATAGAACGCATTTCACCAAATTGCTGAAGCAAAAACGGATTCCCGCCAAACTGCCACCTCTCGAAAAAATTGGTTGA
- the rplU gene encoding 50S ribosomal protein L21 has translation MYAIIETGGKQYRAEPNGILQVESLEGDVGSIIQFDSVRFVQTDQAPIVGSPMITDAVVKGEIIRHARTRSITIFKKKRRKNYRRTKGHRQGFTQVRITEIVASA, from the coding sequence ATGTATGCAATTATCGAAACAGGTGGAAAACAATACCGGGCGGAACCGAACGGTATCCTACAAGTCGAGTCACTTGAAGGCGATGTCGGATCCATCATTCAATTTGACTCAGTGCGATTTGTCCAAACGGACCAAGCGCCGATTGTCGGCTCTCCCATGATTACAGATGCAGTAGTCAAAGGAGAAATTATCCGGCATGCGCGAACCCGGTCCATTACCATTTTCAAAAAGAAACGACGAAAAAACTATCGACGGACCAAGGGCCATCGTCAGGGATTCACGCAAGTTCGAATCACTGAAATTGTGGCGTCGGCTTAA
- the obgE gene encoding GTPase ObgE, which yields MFIDQARIFIKAGDGGTGHCSFRREKFAEFGGPNGGDGGDGGDVVFVASNRVSTLLDLRYQKHYEATSGVRGLKTNCHGANGSDIVIPLPVGTLVKTEDGEIIADLIAEGQTAIVAKGGKGGKGNARFATSTNRAPRQFEPGTPGEERWVNLELKLLADVGLVGFPNAGKSTLISAISSAHPEIASYPFTTLRPHLGVVEWMEHSSFVVADIPGLIEGAHEGKGLGIKFLRHIQRTAFLLYLVDITEWIAEDPVEIVETLQRELQAFDPELLERPFAIVATKIDSQGNGQHLEALREYCRAHHFPFFPISAVTREGLPSLVTYLGKAVLEAKTSCASKC from the coding sequence ATGTTTATCGATCAAGCACGAATATTCATCAAAGCTGGTGACGGTGGCACTGGACACTGTAGCTTTCGACGAGAAAAATTTGCCGAATTTGGCGGTCCCAACGGTGGCGACGGCGGTGATGGAGGAGATGTGGTCTTTGTGGCCTCCAATAGAGTCTCAACCTTGCTCGACCTGCGATATCAAAAACATTATGAGGCCACTTCCGGCGTAAGAGGCCTCAAGACCAACTGCCACGGGGCCAATGGCTCCGATATCGTGATTCCCCTTCCTGTCGGAACTCTCGTGAAAACCGAGGACGGTGAAATCATCGCCGACCTTATTGCGGAAGGACAAACCGCCATTGTTGCAAAGGGGGGCAAAGGCGGAAAGGGCAACGCACGTTTTGCCACGTCAACGAATCGAGCGCCACGTCAATTCGAACCAGGGACTCCCGGCGAAGAGCGATGGGTGAATCTGGAATTAAAACTGTTAGCCGATGTCGGCTTGGTGGGCTTTCCTAACGCCGGCAAATCCACGTTGATTTCCGCGATTTCTTCTGCACACCCGGAAATTGCGAGTTATCCCTTCACCACCCTGCGGCCTCATTTGGGAGTGGTGGAATGGATGGAACATTCGTCGTTTGTGGTAGCCGATATTCCGGGATTGATCGAAGGCGCTCATGAGGGGAAAGGGTTAGGTATTAAATTCCTGCGACATATCCAGCGAACCGCTTTTTTGTTATATCTGGTCGATATCACCGAATGGATTGCAGAAGATCCCGTCGAGATCGTTGAAACCTTACAAAGGGAACTCCAGGCCTTTGACCCCGAACTCCTTGAACGGCCATTTGCCATCGTGGCGACAAAAATTGATTCTCAGGGAAACGGCCAGCACTTGGAAGCCCTTCGGGAGTATTGCCGCGCACACCACTTTCCGTTCTTTCCCATTTCGGCCGTTACCAGGGAAGGCCTTCCATCACTCGTGACCTATTTAGGAAAAGCCGTTCTGGAAGCCAAAACCTCATGCGCGAGCAAGTGCTAG
- a CDS encoding DsbA family protein encodes MYTGRETEKMWLIIIVLLLGGIIHPAGIWAESSSPQQSPSLQQQIDTLQQEQQGIRDELKAIKALLTSRVKPPSPVEDISLTLNVADAPTQGQADAPVTLVEYTDYQCPFCARHSQMVLPQLAKNFIETGKLRYVLRDFPLAAIHPNAGKAHEAAHCAAEQGKYWELHDQLFANQNALQADNLAGYATTAGVGDAAAFQACLDSGKYEGQTKAGVTDGTKAGVRGTPSFALGRTEADGAVKAVKLIRGAQGLPAFEEQIEALLDANGEKTAKP; translated from the coding sequence ATGTACACAGGACGAGAAACCGAGAAAATGTGGCTCATCATCATCGTGCTATTACTAGGCGGAATCATCCACCCCGCCGGCATTTGGGCCGAGTCGTCCAGCCCCCAACAGTCACCCTCCTTGCAGCAGCAAATTGATACCCTGCAACAGGAGCAACAAGGCATTCGTGACGAACTCAAAGCGATCAAAGCGCTGCTTACCTCGCGCGTTAAACCGCCCAGCCCGGTTGAAGACATTTCACTCACGTTGAATGTCGCCGACGCTCCGACCCAAGGTCAGGCAGACGCCCCCGTCACGCTCGTGGAATACACCGATTATCAATGTCCCTTTTGCGCACGGCATAGTCAAATGGTATTGCCGCAACTCGCGAAGAATTTTATCGAGACCGGCAAGCTCCGGTACGTGCTCCGGGATTTTCCGCTGGCCGCCATCCATCCGAATGCCGGCAAAGCGCATGAAGCGGCCCATTGTGCCGCAGAGCAGGGCAAGTATTGGGAATTGCACGACCAGCTCTTTGCCAATCAAAATGCGTTGCAAGCCGACAACCTCGCGGGATATGCCACGACCGCCGGGGTAGGTGATGCTGCGGCCTTTCAAGCCTGTCTGGACAGCGGCAAATATGAAGGGCAGACGAAAGCCGGGGTGACCGATGGCACCAAAGCGGGGGTCCGGGGAACTCCGTCGTTTGCGTTAGGCCGCACCGAAGCCGACGGTGCCGTCAAAGCGGTCAAACTCATTCGTGGCGCCCAGGGGTTACCTGCCTTTGAGGAACAAATCGAAGCGTTGCTGGATGCCAATGGCGAGAAAACCGCTAAACCCTAA
- the secG gene encoding preprotein translocase subunit SecG, which translates to MYTLTVILHIIVCFLMIAAILLQAGKGAEIGASFGGSSQTVFGSRGPGTFLSKITVGAAIVFMLTSLSLALLSKQANTSSTVIDLHPTSHHETSSPTTTETAPPTETNATEPTSETTPAPTAP; encoded by the coding sequence ATGTATACCCTGACCGTCATTCTTCATATCATTGTCTGTTTTCTCATGATTGCCGCCATCTTGCTTCAGGCAGGAAAAGGCGCTGAAATCGGTGCTTCATTTGGAGGATCTTCTCAAACGGTGTTTGGAAGCCGGGGCCCCGGTACGTTTTTAAGCAAGATCACCGTGGGAGCTGCTATTGTGTTTATGCTGACATCGCTCAGCCTTGCATTACTTTCTAAACAGGCTAATACCTCGTCCACCGTCATAGATCTTCACCCAACCTCACACCATGAAACGTCTTCTCCAACGACTACGGAGACAGCTCCTCCAACTGAAACCAACGCAACTGAACCCACGTCAGAAACGACTCCCGCCCCGACTGCTCCGTAA
- the nadD gene encoding nicotinate-nucleotide adenylyltransferase yields MFIGLLGGSFNPIHNGHLHIAQYVYRTIQLDRIIFIPTGDPPHKPSASLAPAHHRLAMVQQAVAPFPYCTVSDYEIQSEAVSYSVDTVTHFKNECPEGTELGFIVGLDAFLDFCSWRQVDHLLTLCHFIVCSRPGVAFTQLQALPFLPATKLQAFQSLDQQDTTRLDMLLPSGKTIFLLSAPPCEISASTIREQLASGSLVRQWLPPTVESYIIRHRLYQWPV; encoded by the coding sequence ATGTTTATCGGCCTCCTAGGCGGCTCATTCAATCCCATCCATAATGGACATTTGCATATTGCCCAGTATGTCTACCGCACAATCCAGCTCGATCGCATAATTTTCATTCCGACGGGGGATCCTCCACATAAACCATCGGCATCTCTAGCGCCAGCCCATCACCGGTTAGCCATGGTGCAGCAAGCAGTTGCCCCGTTTCCCTACTGCACGGTATCCGATTACGAAATCCAATCTGAGGCAGTGTCGTACAGTGTCGACACCGTCACTCATTTCAAAAATGAATGCCCCGAGGGAACGGAGTTGGGGTTTATTGTGGGGCTTGATGCTTTTTTGGATTTCTGCAGTTGGAGGCAGGTGGATCATTTGCTCACCCTATGCCATTTTATTGTCTGCTCGAGACCTGGGGTTGCCTTCACCCAACTTCAAGCCCTGCCGTTCCTACCTGCGACAAAGCTTCAAGCATTTCAAAGCCTTGACCAACAGGATACGACCCGTCTGGACATGCTTCTTCCCTCCGGCAAGACCATTTTTCTTCTGTCCGCACCACCGTGCGAGATCTCGGCCTCGACAATTCGGGAGCAACTGGCCAGTGGTTCCCTCGTCCGCCAGTGGTTGCCGCCCACGGTGGAGTCCTATATAATTCGCCATCGATTGTACCAATGGCCCGTCTAA
- a CDS encoding ribbon-helix-helix domain-containing protein produces the protein MGSSLNLTLTDELRAFIDRNCGDGTLYATPTEFMRDVLREKKQCMEVAALRAGILEGYQDAIAGRTTTFSGKLKDDMVRFKKQGQ, from the coding sequence ATGGGTAGCAGTTTAAATCTGACCTTAACTGATGAGCTTCGTGCGTTCATTGATCGAAATTGTGGAGATGGCACACTCTACGCCACTCCCACGGAATTTATGCGGGATGTCTTGCGTGAGAAAAAACAATGTATGGAGGTTGCGGCTTTACGTGCCGGGATACTGGAGGGATACCAAGATGCGATTGCAGGTCGAACGACGACCTTTTCAGGAAAGTTGAAAGACGATATGGTCCGGTTCAAAAAACAGGGGCAATAA
- the rsfS gene encoding ribosome silencing factor: MARLTHPKPSPTLEQAVYIAQAAQEKQAGEVLVLDVGAMTSIADYFVFASGDSERQVRGIASFIEKVMSTGYALSPDIEGKETANWILLDYGDIIVHIFKSDVRKYYALESMWADAPQISIPESRKPFPQVAQAPKAPGKIARLS, encoded by the coding sequence ATGGCCCGTCTAACCCACCCGAAACCATCTCCTACCCTCGAACAGGCGGTCTACATCGCTCAAGCGGCTCAAGAAAAGCAAGCAGGAGAGGTGTTGGTGCTTGATGTGGGAGCAATGACGTCAATAGCAGACTATTTCGTCTTTGCCTCAGGGGATTCCGAACGCCAGGTGCGAGGGATTGCCTCCTTCATTGAAAAGGTCATGTCCACAGGCTATGCATTAAGCCCGGATATTGAGGGAAAAGAAACGGCCAATTGGATATTACTCGACTATGGAGACATCATCGTCCATATATTTAAATCAGACGTCCGGAAGTATTATGCCTTAGAAAGTATGTGGGCGGACGCTCCACAAATTTCTATTCCTGAAAGCCGTAAACCTTTTCCACAGGTCGCACAAGCGCCAAAAGCACCCGGAAAGATCGCCAGGCTTTCATAA
- a CDS encoding type II toxin-antitoxin system RelE/ParE family toxin, which translates to MVVKLTDRVHYDLQEIERYSLQRWGRKRANRYLADIQTALSLLQEDPDLLRHDSNISTSL; encoded by the coding sequence ATTGTCGTCAAGCTCACTGACAGAGTTCATTATGACCTTCAAGAGATTGAACGCTATTCTCTCCAACGATGGGGCAGAAAAAGGGCCAATCGTTATCTAGCGGACATTCAAACCGCATTGTCGCTCCTGCAAGAAGACCCAGATTTACTGCGTCACGACTCCAATATTTCCACATCATTATAA
- the rpmA gene encoding 50S ribosomal protein L27 — protein MAHKKGGGSSRNGRDSNPQYLGVKAYAGEKVSGGSIIVRQRGTKFFPGTNVGLGSDYTLFAKVDGIVKFEGGIARRKVSVYPAV, from the coding sequence ATGGCGCATAAAAAAGGTGGCGGATCATCCCGCAACGGTCGCGATAGCAATCCACAATATTTAGGCGTCAAAGCCTATGCCGGCGAAAAGGTGAGCGGCGGAAGCATCATCGTTCGTCAACGCGGGACAAAATTCTTCCCCGGGACAAATGTCGGACTTGGAAGCGACTACACCCTCTTTGCCAAGGTAGACGGGATCGTTAAGTTTGAAGGAGGAATCGCCCGCCGGAAGGTGAGCGTCTATCCCGCCGTCTAG
- the bioB gene encoding biotin synthase BioB, giving the protein MTAFQDLADRVLEGIVPSRKEGVAILDTPQDKLLDLVNAAYRIRSRYFGNTIRLQMLLNAKSGACQEDCHYCSQSTISTAPIERYALVSPEKMLEGARRAAQAKAQRYCIVISGRSPLQSEITHITRAVKQIKEELPIQICCSLGLLNGEQASQLKAAGVDRINHNLNTSEAYHPAICTTHTYQDRIDTLKHARAAGLELCSGGIVGMGERDEDLVDLALALQDIQPDSIPLNMLYPVEGTPFDDMKNLTPVRCLKILCLFRFFHPKTEIRAAGGRERNLRSLQPLALYVADSLFVDGYLTTPGLAHQEVWKMIEDLGFTVEVKYEGAEATKAETCSS; this is encoded by the coding sequence ATGACCGCATTTCAAGATTTGGCAGATCGCGTGCTGGAGGGAATCGTCCCAAGCCGGAAGGAAGGCGTGGCCATTCTGGACACCCCTCAGGACAAACTGCTCGATCTGGTCAATGCGGCCTATCGGATTCGGTCACGGTATTTTGGCAACACCATCCGCCTGCAAATGTTGCTCAATGCCAAAAGCGGAGCCTGTCAGGAAGATTGCCACTATTGTTCCCAATCAACCATTTCCACCGCCCCTATCGAGCGGTACGCACTCGTCTCTCCGGAAAAAATGCTGGAAGGCGCTCGGCGGGCCGCACAGGCCAAAGCCCAACGGTATTGCATCGTGATCAGCGGGCGCTCCCCGTTGCAATCAGAAATCACACACATCACCAGGGCCGTCAAACAGATTAAAGAGGAACTACCGATTCAGATCTGTTGTTCACTAGGGCTCTTGAATGGCGAACAAGCCAGCCAGTTAAAGGCGGCAGGAGTCGATCGCATCAACCATAATCTCAACACCAGTGAAGCGTATCACCCTGCTATTTGCACGACACACACCTATCAAGATCGTATAGACACACTGAAACATGCCCGCGCAGCCGGATTGGAACTCTGCAGCGGCGGTATCGTCGGCATGGGCGAACGGGACGAAGATCTGGTGGACCTTGCCCTGGCATTACAGGACATCCAACCCGATTCCATTCCGTTAAACATGTTGTACCCGGTCGAAGGCACACCATTTGACGACATGAAAAACCTCACACCGGTCCGTTGCTTAAAAATCCTCTGTCTCTTCAGGTTCTTCCACCCCAAAACCGAAATCCGGGCGGCCGGCGGACGGGAACGAAACCTCCGCTCGCTCCAACCCTTGGCGCTCTACGTCGCCGACTCCCTCTTCGTGGATGGCTATCTGACGACACCGGGCCTGGCACACCAGGAAGTCTGGAAGATGATCGAAGATCTCGGCTTTACGGTGGAAGTGAAGTACGAAGGTGCCGAAGCGACAAAGGCCGAAACTTGTTCATCCTGA
- the proB gene encoding glutamate 5-kinase produces the protein MREQVLAACKRIVVKVGSSLVASSQGGLRLDRINRLAQELGTLQAQDRQIVVVSSGAIVAGLSHLAIFSYPAELPLQQAAAAVGQSRLMRAYEMAFEETKNKIAQVLLTHQDLSDRRRFLNARHTLNTLIQLRVIPIINENDTVAIEEIRFGDNDTLAGEVAHLVDADLLVILSDVDGLYSQDPHLNPSAELIPLVANVTKDIEDLAGTSRTQASRGGMVTKIRAAKQAGRFGVPTLLLNGETPHALEDVLNGKPGGTFFVSDQSPLTSRKQWIAYTLRPKGEVRLDEGAVAALTLRGKSLLPSGILDITGIFLTGDPITCATREGMPFAQGLTNYSAETLHRIKGKKTSDIRQLLGSLEYEEVIHRDNLVLTKQQVS, from the coding sequence ATGCGCGAGCAAGTGCTAGCGGCGTGCAAGAGGATCGTCGTCAAAGTGGGAAGCAGCCTGGTGGCTTCCTCGCAAGGCGGTCTTCGTCTCGACCGCATCAACCGTTTAGCCCAGGAATTGGGCACCCTGCAGGCTCAGGATCGACAAATTGTCGTGGTTTCCTCCGGAGCCATTGTTGCGGGCCTCTCACACCTCGCCATTTTTTCCTATCCTGCTGAATTACCCCTTCAGCAAGCCGCCGCTGCCGTCGGACAAAGCCGGCTCATGCGAGCCTATGAGATGGCGTTTGAAGAAACGAAAAATAAGATTGCCCAGGTCCTCTTAACTCACCAGGATTTATCCGATCGTCGACGATTCCTGAATGCCCGCCATACCCTCAATACCCTTATTCAACTGAGGGTCATTCCGATTATTAATGAAAATGACACTGTAGCTATCGAGGAAATCAGATTTGGTGACAATGATACCCTCGCAGGGGAAGTGGCCCACTTGGTTGACGCGGATCTGCTGGTGATTTTATCAGATGTCGATGGGCTCTACAGCCAGGATCCTCACCTCAATCCTTCGGCAGAATTAATTCCTCTGGTTGCCAACGTCACCAAGGACATTGAAGACCTCGCCGGAACTTCCCGAACACAAGCCAGCCGTGGAGGCATGGTTACCAAGATCAGAGCCGCCAAACAGGCAGGACGCTTTGGAGTTCCGACCCTTTTATTAAATGGAGAAACTCCCCATGCGTTGGAAGATGTTCTGAACGGAAAGCCCGGGGGAACGTTTTTTGTGTCCGACCAATCACCCCTGACCAGTCGAAAACAGTGGATTGCCTATACCCTTCGACCAAAAGGGGAGGTCCGGTTAGACGAAGGAGCGGTGGCCGCCCTCACCCTTCGAGGAAAAAGCTTATTACCCTCAGGCATTCTGGACATCACAGGCATCTTTCTGACAGGGGACCCCATCACCTGCGCCACCCGGGAGGGAATGCCGTTCGCGCAGGGACTCACGAATTATTCTGCCGAAACTCTCCATCGCATCAAGGGGAAAAAAACATCAGACATCAGACAACTCCTAGGCTCGTTGGAGTATGAGGAAGTCATTCACCGGGACAATCTGGTTCTGACTAAGCAGCAGGTCTCATAA
- a CDS encoding branched-chain amino acid transaminase: MVTGSKKIWMDGAFVDWDEASVHVLTHSLHYGLAAFEGIRCYEGKAGSNIFRLQEHVDRLFESAHITMMPMPFTKKEVSAAIVETVRVNQLASCYIRPIAYVGYGAMGVYPGDNPIRLAIAAWPWGSYLGEDALAQGIRAKISSFTRHHVNVSMTRAKISGYYVNSILAKWEAKKSGYAESILLDPDGYVSEGTGENVFIVKKGVLKTTPLTSILDGITRNSILEMARAKNIPVIEERFTRDGMYVADEIFLTGTAAEVTPVRELDDRKIGEGKPGALTKSLQDEFFRIVRGEESAYANWLTPI, encoded by the coding sequence ATGGTGACTGGTTCAAAAAAAATCTGGATGGATGGAGCCTTCGTCGATTGGGATGAGGCTTCGGTTCATGTTCTTACCCATTCCCTCCATTATGGTTTAGCGGCCTTTGAGGGGATTCGTTGTTATGAGGGCAAGGCCGGATCAAACATTTTTCGATTACAAGAGCATGTGGACCGGCTCTTTGAGTCTGCCCATATTACGATGATGCCCATGCCTTTTACCAAAAAAGAGGTGTCGGCCGCCATTGTTGAGACAGTTCGGGTCAATCAATTGGCCTCCTGTTACATCCGCCCGATCGCCTATGTGGGATATGGCGCAATGGGTGTGTACCCTGGCGACAACCCGATTCGTCTGGCTATTGCGGCTTGGCCATGGGGATCGTATTTAGGGGAGGATGCCTTGGCGCAAGGCATCAGGGCAAAAATTTCATCCTTCACCCGGCACCATGTGAATGTATCCATGACCCGGGCAAAAATCTCGGGATATTACGTCAATTCGATTTTGGCCAAATGGGAGGCGAAGAAGTCAGGATATGCCGAATCTATTCTCCTTGATCCTGATGGATATGTCTCTGAGGGAACAGGAGAAAACGTGTTTATCGTGAAAAAGGGGGTCTTAAAAACGACTCCCTTGACCTCGATCCTGGACGGGATTACCCGGAATTCGATCCTTGAAATGGCAAGAGCCAAAAACATCCCGGTGATTGAGGAGCGGTTTACTCGGGATGGGATGTATGTGGCAGACGAAATATTTCTTACCGGAACCGCTGCCGAAGTGACACCGGTTCGCGAATTGGATGATCGAAAAATCGGCGAAGGTAAGCCAGGGGCTCTCACGAAATCCCTGCAGGATGAATTCTTTAGAATTGTGCGTGGCGAAGAATCTGCGTATGCCAATTGGCTGACTCCTATTTAG
- the tpiA gene encoding triose-phosphate isomerase produces the protein MRSRFIVGNWKMHKTISQAESLVTDILRIYQPQASVELAIAPPFVSLPAVARLLASTSIKLAAQNTCASDEGAFTGEISPPMLRDVGCHYVIIGHSERRHIFGETDQDINKKVHAAFRHNLLPILCVGERLEERQSNNTQAVIQQQLQTCLEGLESKDFARITIAYEPVWAIGTGQAATVDQAAEVHGHIRSFLAMQWGIKPDQTRIIYGGSVTQDNAKSLFQSSQINGALVGKACLNSESFVKIAELASSN, from the coding sequence ATGCGCAGTCGATTCATTGTCGGCAATTGGAAAATGCACAAGACGATTTCCCAGGCCGAGTCCCTTGTGACCGATATTCTCCGGATATATCAACCGCAAGCTTCGGTAGAATTGGCCATCGCTCCCCCCTTCGTGTCGTTGCCAGCAGTTGCACGCCTGCTGGCTTCGACTTCTATCAAATTGGCTGCGCAAAATACCTGCGCGAGTGACGAGGGCGCCTTTACCGGAGAAATTTCGCCACCCATGCTGCGGGACGTCGGCTGTCATTATGTCATTATTGGGCATTCCGAACGACGGCATATTTTTGGAGAAACCGACCAGGATATTAACAAAAAAGTCCACGCCGCCTTCCGCCATAACCTCCTACCGATTTTATGTGTCGGGGAACGTCTGGAGGAACGTCAATCCAATAACACGCAGGCCGTCATTCAACAGCAATTACAAACCTGCCTTGAAGGTCTCGAATCCAAAGATTTTGCGAGGATCACCATCGCCTACGAACCTGTCTGGGCCATTGGGACCGGCCAGGCGGCTACCGTCGACCAGGCAGCCGAGGTCCACGGCCACATCCGGTCTTTTCTTGCCATGCAATGGGGCATCAAACCTGATCAAACCAGAATCATATACGGTGGCAGCGTGACCCAGGACAATGCCAAAAGTCTCTTTCAATCTTCACAAATTAATGGAGCTCTCGTGGGAAAAGCTTGTTTGAATTCCGAATCCTTTGTTAAGATAGCCGAATTAGCTTCTTCCAATTAA